The Niastella koreensis GR20-10 genome includes a window with the following:
- a CDS encoding SusC/RagA family TonB-linked outer membrane protein — protein MAPHSNTTPAGDTIYIPNKSVPDLQVLYGSTNAATFLGSIATVGANQLATTPASSYTYALPGRLAGLNVIQTSGFYSPLTGSLTSRDIFVGNIPNNTSGAGPSDNTEFNIQLRGHNASAGQSPIVVIDGVQRELYSLDPESIGSVSVLKDALSTILLGQNSARGALIVTTKQPVAGAPRVSFTAETGQQTPMHLPKPLPAYQYAYLLNEALLNDGKTPAYSAADFAAYRDQSDPVGHPDVNWYNTILRDHSSINRYNLNVTGGGNTARYVVGLNYMNQNGMFVSDDANSYNTNAQLKRYMINSRIDVDINKNFNAQLQVFGRLQDGTQPGATTAAILQGLLTTPNNAYAVYNPNKSFGGSPNYTQNLLAQTIASGYMADHLHDVMVNLDLNYKLDDWVKGWWVKAKGNVSVQEASNQDRSKQAPVFSRSISNSGDTAYHRYGSTVNQVNNFTNTTWARYRFVQLSTGYNRQFGDHAVGAQLLFDQKNVLLNYDIPSELTNFAGKASYNYAEKYFIEGALNYSGYNRYAPGHQYGLFYAGGLGWNMAKENWMQSASGWLNQLKWRVTYGRTGNANVDNYGYYIWRQHYQQVAGTYPIGSNYPNGAGLGEQGVPGSQVLANINATWEKADKLDAGVDMAFFNNRLLLTADYYHERYFDVMQTRGRSIALLGSSYPVENIGIDLYTGGELSLTYQDRIGSLNYFVTGNASMQQSKVIFMDEQYQAYPWNVHTGRPVGQRYGLIADGLFQTGAEAAAAATIAGYAPHAGDIRYKDLNNDHVIDQFDVAPIGKERPIIYYGLTAGISYKGIEASILLQGVTNRENYVGSNAIDAGFQGQNNGYSQTYEQALGRWIPETAATAIYPRLTAGGNGYNYSPLFQSSSFFLRNGNYIRIKNVDVGYNLPYAWMRKLKLRGIKIFANAQNLFTHSAYKGVDPEVPFPAYPMQKVINTGITVKL, from the coding sequence ATGGCCCCACACAGCAATACCACTCCAGCGGGCGATACCATTTATATTCCTAATAAATCGGTACCCGATCTGCAGGTGTTGTATGGCTCAACCAATGCGGCTACCTTCTTGGGTTCCATTGCTACAGTAGGCGCGAACCAATTGGCCACCACACCTGCGTCTTCCTATACATATGCCTTGCCCGGTCGGTTGGCCGGTTTGAATGTGATCCAAACCAGCGGTTTTTATTCGCCGCTAACGGGCAGCCTTACCAGCCGCGACATCTTTGTGGGAAATATTCCCAACAATACCAGCGGGGCCGGACCATCTGATAATACCGAGTTCAATATTCAGCTCAGGGGGCACAATGCCAGTGCCGGACAATCACCTATTGTGGTGATCGACGGCGTGCAACGCGAGTTGTATTCGCTGGACCCTGAAAGCATAGGTTCGGTAAGTGTGTTAAAAGATGCGCTGTCGACCATTTTACTGGGCCAGAACAGCGCCCGCGGCGCCCTGATAGTTACCACCAAACAACCGGTGGCCGGTGCACCCCGGGTTTCGTTTACTGCAGAAACAGGACAGCAAACGCCCATGCATTTGCCCAAGCCATTGCCTGCATACCAATATGCGTACCTGTTAAACGAGGCGCTGTTGAATGATGGTAAAACGCCTGCCTACAGTGCGGCCGATTTTGCCGCGTATCGCGATCAAAGCGATCCCGTTGGCCATCCCGATGTGAATTGGTACAATACCATTTTGCGCGATCACAGCAGCATTAACCGGTACAACCTGAACGTTACCGGCGGCGGCAATACCGCCCGTTACGTAGTGGGGTTGAACTATATGAACCAGAACGGGATGTTTGTTTCGGACGATGCCAACTCCTATAATACCAATGCGCAGTTGAAACGGTATATGATCAACTCCCGCATCGATGTGGATATCAACAAGAACTTCAACGCGCAGTTACAGGTGTTCGGGCGTTTGCAGGATGGTACCCAGCCCGGCGCAACCACCGCTGCTATTTTACAGGGTTTGTTAACCACACCCAACAATGCGTATGCTGTTTACAATCCAAATAAATCATTTGGCGGTTCGCCCAATTACACACAGAACTTACTGGCGCAAACCATTGCTTCGGGATATATGGCCGATCACCTGCACGACGTGATGGTTAACCTCGATCTGAATTATAAACTCGATGACTGGGTAAAAGGCTGGTGGGTAAAAGCAAAAGGCAATGTGAGTGTGCAGGAAGCCAGCAACCAGGACCGCAGCAAACAGGCGCCGGTATTTTCACGATCCATTTCCAACAGCGGCGATACCGCTTATCATCGCTATGGCAGTACGGTAAACCAGGTAAACAATTTCACCAATACCACCTGGGCCCGCTATCGCTTTGTGCAGTTGTCAACCGGGTATAACCGCCAATTTGGCGATCATGCGGTGGGCGCGCAGTTGTTGTTCGACCAAAAGAATGTATTGCTGAACTATGATATTCCTTCGGAGCTCACCAACTTTGCCGGGAAGGCCAGTTACAATTATGCCGAAAAATACTTTATAGAAGGTGCGCTCAACTACAGTGGTTACAACCGCTATGCACCCGGTCACCAGTACGGACTTTTTTATGCCGGTGGGTTAGGGTGGAATATGGCGAAAGAGAACTGGATGCAATCAGCATCGGGCTGGTTGAATCAACTGAAGTGGCGGGTTACGTATGGCCGCACGGGTAATGCCAACGTAGATAACTATGGTTATTATATCTGGCGCCAGCATTATCAACAGGTAGCAGGTACTTATCCTATAGGCAGTAATTATCCCAATGGGGCAGGTTTGGGCGAACAGGGTGTACCCGGCAGCCAGGTGTTGGCCAACATCAATGCCACCTGGGAAAAGGCCGATAAACTGGATGCAGGCGTTGATATGGCTTTCTTTAATAACCGCCTGTTGTTAACGGCCGACTATTACCACGAACGCTATTTTGACGTCATGCAAACGCGCGGCCGCAGCATTGCCTTGCTCGGTTCTTCTTATCCCGTAGAAAATATCGGGATAGATCTGTATACGGGTGGTGAGTTATCACTCACGTACCAGGACCGCATCGGCAGCCTCAATTACTTTGTAACCGGCAATGCCTCCATGCAGCAATCGAAAGTGATCTTTATGGATGAACAATACCAGGCTTATCCCTGGAATGTGCATACCGGTCGTCCTGTAGGACAACGGTATGGACTGATTGCAGATGGATTATTTCAAACAGGCGCCGAAGCAGCCGCTGCAGCTACTATTGCAGGTTATGCGCCTCATGCCGGTGATATCCGTTACAAAGACCTCAATAACGATCATGTGATCGACCAGTTTGATGTAGCGCCCATAGGGAAGGAGCGGCCCATCATTTATTATGGCCTTACAGCTGGCATCAGCTACAAAGGTATAGAAGCCAGTATCCTGCTGCAGGGTGTAACCAACCGCGAAAATTATGTGGGCAGTAATGCCATCGATGCCGGTTTCCAGGGACAGAACAATGGGTATTCGCAGACCTATGAACAGGCTCTGGGCCGCTGGATCCCTGAAACAGCCGCAACAGCCATCTATCCCCGCCTTACCGCAGGTGGCAATGGCTATAACTATTCCCCGCTTTTTCAATCCAGTTCCTTCTTTCTGCGTAATGGAAACTATATCCGCATAAAGAATGTAGATGTGGGTTACAATCTTCCTTACGCCTGGATGCGAAAATTAAAACTGCGCGGCATAAAGATCTTTGCCAATGCGCAGAACCTGTTTACGCATTCTGCTTACAAGGGGGTAGATCCCGAAGTGCCGTTCCCCGCGTATCCCATGCAAAAAGTTATCAATACCGGCATCACTGTAAAACTGTAA
- a CDS encoding RagB/SusD family nutrient uptake outer membrane protein — MKQLLYILIVLCLVGSPFSACRKAYETVPLGQQITADLAFDPRDSLGKQAMTYLLTTYQQTFYSGHNRIGGNYLDAASDDAVASASGIPAVQAMATGAYSATLTNGDDIWSRSYAAIRNATVFIVNINQVPMIEKLPNGQPARAAYRSEARFLRAWTYFQLIKRYGGVPLMGDSIRQITDNIQLPRASFSDCVNYIVSECDNIKDSLRTAAMVTPNTYGRITQGAALALKAEVLLYAASPLFNGGNIESGNPLTGYTSYDANRWKLAADAAKVIIDGGAYKLMPNFNDVFITQAAPVGPNTEIICWMQVGSPDNRVEQSNAPVGYTSAGGNGATSPTQNLVDAFGSDSGYVITDPAAHFNANDPYAHRDPRFNLTIFHNGSLWLNRQVQTYNNGLDKPGGTVQQTKTSYYLRKFMGAFESVSNNPPSYSGTYHDWVYYRYAGVLLNYAEALNEFSGPSTDVYNVIYALRKRAGILTDAGNTYGVPQGMNQQTMRNFLRNERRMEMAFEEQRYWDLRRWKIAAQVYNEAPLRGIDLQLSSSGQLFYNPIQVLKTVFRDPQMYLYPIPYSEVIKNTQMQQNPMW, encoded by the coding sequence ATGAAGCAACTTCTTTATATACTCATTGTATTGTGTTTGGTTGGCAGCCCGTTCAGTGCTTGTCGCAAGGCGTATGAGACCGTGCCGCTGGGGCAGCAGATAACTGCTGATCTGGCGTTTGATCCCCGCGATTCGCTGGGCAAACAGGCCATGACGTACCTGCTCACTACCTATCAACAAACCTTTTATAGCGGCCATAACCGCATTGGCGGCAATTACCTGGATGCGGCATCCGATGATGCCGTGGCTTCGGCTTCCGGCATTCCTGCGGTGCAGGCCATGGCCACCGGTGCTTATTCAGCCACATTGACCAATGGCGACGATATCTGGTCGCGCAGCTATGCGGCCATTCGCAATGCCACCGTGTTTATCGTAAACATAAACCAGGTGCCCATGATCGAAAAGCTGCCCAACGGTCAACCGGCCCGCGCAGCCTATCGCAGCGAAGCCCGCTTTTTAAGGGCCTGGACCTATTTTCAATTGATAAAACGCTATGGCGGTGTTCCGTTGATGGGTGACTCCATTCGCCAGATAACTGATAACATCCAGCTGCCCCGTGCCAGCTTTAGCGACTGTGTAAATTATATCGTGAGTGAATGCGATAACATCAAAGACAGTCTGCGTACAGCCGCCATGGTTACCCCTAATACCTATGGCCGTATTACGCAGGGCGCCGCGCTGGCGTTGAAAGCGGAAGTGTTGTTGTATGCGGCAAGTCCGTTGTTTAACGGTGGCAATATTGAATCGGGCAATCCGCTTACCGGTTATACCAGTTATGATGCCAACCGTTGGAAACTGGCTGCCGATGCTGCCAAAGTCATCATCGATGGCGGGGCTTACAAACTAATGCCCAATTTCAACGATGTATTTATTACCCAGGCTGCCCCGGTGGGTCCCAATACAGAAATTATCTGCTGGATGCAGGTGGGTTCGCCCGACAACCGGGTAGAACAATCCAATGCCCCGGTTGGCTATACCTCTGCCGGGGGCAACGGCGCTACCAGTCCCACCCAAAACCTGGTAGATGCTTTTGGTTCCGATTCAGGGTACGTCATCACCGATCCTGCTGCCCACTTTAATGCAAATGATCCTTATGCGCACCGCGACCCACGATTCAACCTCACCATCTTTCACAATGGTTCCTTATGGTTGAACCGGCAGGTGCAGACCTATAATAACGGCCTCGATAAACCAGGCGGTACCGTGCAGCAAACAAAAACTTCGTACTACCTGCGCAAGTTCATGGGTGCATTTGAAAGCGTGAGCAATAACCCTCCTTCTTACTCCGGTACTTACCACGACTGGGTGTATTACCGCTATGCCGGCGTGTTGTTGAATTATGCCGAAGCATTGAATGAGTTTTCCGGTCCATCAACGGACGTATATAATGTAATATATGCGCTTCGTAAAAGAGCAGGCATTTTAACCGATGCCGGCAATACGTATGGCGTACCGCAGGGCATGAACCAGCAAACGATGCGTAATTTCCTGCGCAACGAACGGCGGATGGAAATGGCGTTTGAAGAACAGCGGTACTGGGACCTCCGGCGCTGGAAAATTGCTGCACAGGTATATAACGAGGCGCCATTGCGCGGCATAGATCTGCAGCTGAGCAGCAGCGGGCAGCTTTTTTACAACCCCATCCAGGTGTTGAAAACGGTGTTCCGCGATCCGCAAATGTACCTGTATCCCATTCCATACAGCGAAGTGATCAAGAATACCCAAATGCAGCAAAATCCCATGTGGTAA
- a CDS encoding SusC/RagA family TonB-linked outer membrane protein: MNKLIVFFTAAVLLLPGLSFAQDRVVTGVVKDANGPLGGATITEKKEPQNVVAADNRGHFRIKLRGTSGVLIISYLNYQQQEVSVKKDNEVEVVMQQAVQGMEDVVVVGFGKKKRITNTGAVSSINAAEIRDVPTSSVQNALAGKLPGFFTQQRSGQPGKDASDYFIRGVSSLNPDGNQPLIVVDDIQYTYQQLAQINVNEIESISILKDASTTAIYGIKGANGVLVVTTRRGASGRPKFNVRLEGGAQAPVRTPKFLDAYHTAQLVNEANTNDGLKPVFDQADLDAFQRGNDPYGHPNVNWYKAINKPYSMQANSNLDISGGNNTIKYFISGGAFSQNGSIRNFSSNSDGVNSNYFYKRYNVRSNLDIQATKNLSVRLDATVRFGDINQPYAMNVIGNIYDFSKIHPYSAPFINPNGSWAYAYDTQNQLPTINAQLASQGYSRDRRTDYNVLLGFTEKLDDITRGLSLIGRVAYASVEQNNLTLFRGFPPSYHYDPRDASYHLNTGVSTGGYTYATYRTLGNTDLDNQRTNVQIYLNYDRVFNNDHHFSGLLLWNQESYRVDVDNTGFIPVVGQVPHKYRGYSLKVGYDYKQKYLIDFNGAYNGSDRFQASKRNGFFPAVGVGWNIAKEAFFDGVLPAVSLFKLRATYGLVGSDVAPGNQYLYNQIYNTGGGYSFGQTNQGAGTIYEGALGNNNVTWEKARKFDAGFDMNLFNDKVSLSADYFHEYRYDQLVTPGNTPLILGIGVSPTNVGITVNRGWEETFNYHDKIGNVQYSVGLVWSYAKNKILYMAEASPRFPWLAKTGHSINQPQGYLYNGFYSADDVTDPKVAKPVGTVQPGDLKYKDLNGDGVIDQNDITNIGKPNLPNTTIGMPIKIGYKGFDASVLFQGAFGYSLGLTGTAIEPFKGQFQPIHEKRWTQATAATAEFPRLTTNPTTINSPGAYNSDFWVINAHYIRLKTVELSYILPHRWLPLKINNSRLYLSAYNLVTWSNVSKKYQADPEVASNTAGDAYLAQRVVNLGLQIGF; the protein is encoded by the coding sequence ATGAACAAGCTCATCGTTTTTTTTACAGCAGCTGTTCTCCTGCTCCCCGGTCTTTCTTTTGCCCAGGACAGAGTGGTTACGGGCGTGGTAAAAGATGCCAACGGACCCTTGGGCGGAGCAACTATTACCGAAAAGAAAGAACCGCAAAACGTGGTGGCGGCAGACAACCGTGGCCACTTCCGCATCAAATTACGCGGCACTTCCGGCGTGTTGATTATTTCTTACCTCAATTACCAGCAACAGGAAGTGAGTGTTAAAAAAGACAACGAAGTGGAAGTGGTAATGCAGCAGGCGGTGCAGGGTATGGAAGATGTGGTAGTAGTAGGTTTTGGTAAAAAGAAACGTATTACCAATACCGGCGCCGTAAGTTCCATCAATGCCGCTGAAATTCGCGACGTACCCACTTCCAGTGTGCAGAATGCACTCGCCGGTAAACTGCCTGGCTTTTTTACCCAACAGCGCTCAGGCCAGCCGGGTAAAGATGCCTCCGATTATTTTATCCGCGGGGTAAGCTCCTTAAATCCTGATGGTAACCAGCCGTTGATTGTGGTGGATGATATTCAATACACCTATCAGCAACTGGCACAAATAAACGTAAATGAAATCGAAAGCATTTCTATTTTGAAAGATGCCAGCACCACTGCCATCTATGGGATCAAAGGCGCCAATGGCGTGTTGGTGGTTACTACCCGCAGAGGCGCTTCGGGCAGACCCAAATTCAACGTGCGGTTGGAAGGCGGCGCCCAGGCGCCGGTAAGAACACCGAAGTTCCTCGATGCATATCATACCGCACAACTGGTGAACGAAGCAAATACCAACGATGGCCTGAAACCTGTTTTCGATCAGGCCGATCTCGATGCCTTTCAAAGAGGCAACGATCCGTACGGGCATCCCAATGTGAACTGGTACAAGGCCATCAACAAGCCTTATTCCATGCAGGCAAACAGCAACCTGGATATTTCGGGCGGCAACAATACCATCAAATATTTTATTTCCGGCGGCGCCTTTTCGCAAAACGGCAGCATCCGGAATTTCTCCTCCAATTCAGATGGGGTGAACAGCAACTATTTCTACAAACGCTATAATGTGCGTTCCAACCTGGATATACAGGCTACCAAAAACCTCAGCGTGCGGCTGGATGCTACCGTGCGCTTTGGCGACATCAACCAGCCTTATGCCATGAACGTGATCGGTAATATTTACGACTTCTCAAAAATACATCCTTACTCAGCGCCTTTCATCAATCCCAATGGCAGCTGGGCCTATGCCTATGATACGCAAAACCAGTTGCCTACCATTAATGCGCAACTGGCCTCGCAGGGGTATAGCCGCGATCGCCGTACCGATTATAACGTGTTGCTGGGTTTTACCGAAAAGCTCGATGATATTACCCGTGGCCTCTCGCTCATTGGCCGTGTAGCCTATGCCAGTGTGGAACAAAACAACCTTACCTTATTCAGAGGTTTTCCGCCAAGCTATCATTACGATCCACGCGATGCAAGCTATCACCTGAATACCGGCGTAAGCACCGGCGGGTATACCTATGCTACCTACAGAACGCTGGGCAATACCGATCTCGACAACCAACGCACCAACGTACAGATCTACCTGAACTACGACCGCGTGTTTAACAACGATCACCATTTTTCGGGCTTGTTGTTATGGAACCAGGAAAGTTACCGGGTGGATGTAGATAACACCGGCTTTATACCGGTGGTAGGACAGGTGCCACATAAATACCGCGGTTATTCGTTGAAGGTAGGCTACGATTACAAACAAAAATACCTGATCGATTTTAACGGGGCCTATAATGGCTCAGACCGTTTTCAGGCCAGCAAACGCAACGGTTTCTTCCCGGCAGTGGGTGTGGGTTGGAACATTGCCAAGGAAGCATTTTTCGACGGCGTGTTGCCTGCGGTAAGCCTGTTCAAGTTACGCGCCACCTATGGTTTGGTGGGCTCAGATGTAGCGCCGGGCAATCAGTATCTCTATAACCAGATATATAACACCGGCGGGGGTTATAGTTTTGGACAAACCAACCAGGGCGCCGGTACTATTTACGAAGGTGCATTGGGTAACAACAATGTTACCTGGGAAAAGGCAAGGAAGTTTGATGCCGGTTTTGATATGAACCTGTTCAATGATAAAGTAAGTCTGTCGGCAGATTACTTCCACGAGTATCGCTACGACCAGTTGGTAACACCCGGCAACACGCCGCTGATTTTGGGTATCGGCGTTTCACCTACCAACGTTGGTATTACCGTGAACAGAGGTTGGGAAGAAACTTTTAACTACCACGACAAAATAGGTAATGTGCAATACAGCGTAGGACTGGTATGGTCCTATGCAAAAAACAAGATCCTGTATATGGCCGAAGCGTCACCGCGCTTTCCCTGGCTGGCAAAAACCGGTCATTCCATTAATCAGCCGCAAGGGTATTTGTACAATGGTTTTTATAGCGCAGACGATGTTACCGATCCCAAGGTGGCCAAACCGGTTGGCACCGTTCAACCCGGTGATCTGAAATACAAAGACCTGAACGGTGATGGCGTTATTGACCAGAATGATATCACCAACATTGGCAAACCCAACCTGCCCAATACCACCATTGGTATGCCCATTAAGATCGGGTACAAGGGATTTGATGCCAGTGTGCTTTTCCAGGGCGCGTTTGGTTATAGCCTGGGCCTCACCGGTACAGCCATCGAACCCTTCAAAGGACAGTTTCAACCCATTCATGAAAAACGCTGGACCCAGGCCACTGCAGCTACCGCCGAATTTCCAAGGTTGACTACCAACCCCACTACCATCAATAGCCCGGGCGCCTATAACTCAGATTTCTGGGTTATCAATGCACATTACATCCGGTTAAAAACAGTGGAGCTCAGTTATATTTTACCGCATCGCTGGCTGCCATTAAAGATCAACAACAGCCGCCTGTACCTGAGTGCGTACAACCTGGTTACCTGGAGTAACGTAAGCAAAAAATACCAGGCCGACCCTGAGGTGGCCAGCAATACAGCGGGTGATGCCTACCTGGCGCAACGCGTGGTGAATCTTGGTTTGCAGATTGGATTTTAG